The following is a genomic window from Pedobacter sp. KBS0701.
AGGGTATTCAACAACGCAATTATAATGTTTCTTACTATAATAACCCATATTTCCAGGCTTATGAATATTTGCGCGGTTATGATAAAGACAACACCTATGGTTCATTAAACCTGAATTATAAAATCAGTCCGGCTTTTAGTGTTCAGTTTAGAAATGGAATAAACGCTTATGGCCTAAACCGGACTTATAAAGAACCAATGAGTTACATCGGTTATGGTAATAAATCCAGAGGGCAATTTACCGTTGCTACCCAAAACTACATTGACCTGGTTACTGATTTAATTGGAGACTACAACCATACTTTCAGCAATAAGTTTAAGTTACACGCGCAGGTTGGTGGTTCTAATTATTATAGAAATAACAAATACGGTTCTACAAATACTGATGGATTAAGCATTCCTGGTTTTTATAACCTTAGTAATTCTGCAAATCCTCTTCAGGGCAGTAACGCTGTTGAAGAAAGAAGAACAAGCAGCGTTTATGCGATTTTAGATCTGGAATTTTTAAATGCAATTTATTTAACTGCTACTGGCAGAAACGATGTCATTTCTACACTTCCAACGAATAATAACAGCTTTTTCTACCCTTCAATAGGCTCATCTGTCGTTGTTTCCCAGTTAACTAAATTGCCAGACTGGTTTAGCTATTTAAAAGCACGTGGTTCCTGGTCAAGAGTTTCAAGCGGTACACTTGGTGATGATACTTATACGTATGGTTATCTTCCGGCATTTGATAAAGGAACGAGCTGGAACAGTACTCCCGCGCTTACTTTTGGCAGCTTGCTTAAACAGGCTAACCTTACCCCACAAACGTCAGACAGTTGGGAGGTAGGTTTGGATACTAAGTTTTTTAAGAACAGGTTAAGTGTTGAAGCCACTTATTACCAGACAAGCGACTTTAACAATATCGCTTCTCCGGATATTTCTATAACAAGCGGTTATGGTAGCCAGTTGGTTAACGGAAACGTTTATCAACGTAAGGGAATGGAGTTTGTGGTTAATGGAACCTTATTAAAAAGCAACGATTTTCAATGGGATATGGCCGTAAATCTGAGCAAGTACCGCAGGTATTTAAAAGAAATTTATGGGGGTGCTGAAACCCTGGGCAATCTGCGTGTGGGTGATAGGACAGACAGGATCTATGGTTCGGTTTATCAGACCAACAGCCAGGGGCAGATTATTTACGGAAGCAATGGTTTTCCATTAAATGATAATTTTTCAAGATTTATTGGAAATGAAGCTCCAGACTGGACTTACGGTATCGAAAATACTTTTAATTATAAGAGCTTCACACTGAAGTTTCTGGTTGATGGGCGACTTGGCGGATTGATGTACTCGACAACCAACCAGAAAATGTGGTGGGGTGGTACACATCCGGGTACAGTTAACCAATACCGCATTGATGCTAATGCAGGGAAAGCAACTTTTGTTGGTGATGGTGTCGTGGTTACCAGCGGAGCAGCTACCTATGATGCCAAAGGTAATATTACAAGCGATACCCGTGTTTTCGCCCCAAATGCCAAAGCGGTAAACTATATCGATTATATGATCGAGACCAGTAATGGTGCCTACAATAACTACAACTATTTTTCGCAAACCTTCCTGAAATTAAGAGAGGTAACATTAGGATGGCAGGTGCCGGCCAAGCTGCTAGGCAAATCATTTGTTAAAGGTTTAGATGTTTCAGTAGTTGGCCGTAATCTTTTATTGTTCTCAAAAATGCCAAATATAGATCCTGATCCCGCAAAGGATAATCTCCAAACGCCTTCGGCCCGTTCATTTGGTTTTAACGTAAACCTAAAATTTTAACTTGAGTTATATGAAAAAGACATTATATATTGTATTATTTGCCGCAATCGCACAAATGGGCTGCAAAAAATTTAGCGAGTTCCAGGTAGACCCAAACAAAACCACTGCTGCAACACCCGATCTATTATTAAATGCCATTGAGCAAAGTGCCTTCCAGTCAACCAATCTTGATGTAGCACTTGCTTCCCGTCAAATGATAAATACAGATGAAATTACCTTAAACCAGTACTATGGCTGGAGCCGGGGCAGCTATGCTAATTATAATAATCTGCGCCAGGTAGTTAAGATGGAACAAGCTGCCATAAATCTGAACAAACCTCAGTATTTGCCTCTTGTGAAGTTTTTTAAGGTCTGGGAATTTTTACAATTAACCCAGACCTTCGGCGATATTGCTTACAGTGAGGCTTTAAAAGCAGAGGGAGATATTGTTGCACCAAAATATGACAAGCAGGAAGATATTTACCTGAGCATTTTAAATGAGCTGAAATCTGCCAACGGAATGATTGACGTAAATACAGCAAGTTTACAGGGTGACATTGTTTTCGGCGGAAACATACAACAGTGGAAACGCGCAATCAACTCACTTTCCTTAAGGGTATTAATCAGTTTATCGGTTAAGGAAAATGACTCCAAATTTGAAATCAAGAAACGTTTTGCCGAAATTGTAAACAATCCAACGGATTATCCACTGTTTACTGGAAACTCGGACAATGCCCAGCTTAAATTTTATGATCTCCAGGGAAACCGCTATCCATATTTCAATAGTAACAGTATGCAGACAGCATATTATATGGATGAAACTTTTATCAATTTGCTAAAATCGCTTCAGGATTCCCGTTTATTCCGCTTTGCCGATAAAGCACCAAAATTCGCATCGCTTGCCGCAACAGATTTTAAGGCTTACGGCGGAGGAAATGGTAGCGCACCAAAAGATGAGAATACGGCCCGTACGCTTGCGGGAGAAGTTTCTAAAATTAATCCTCGTTATTATAATAGCCCGGCAAATGAAGCAAGTATAGCATTGGGTTATGCTGAGCAACAGTTTATTCTTGCCGAAGGCGTTGTAAAAGGATGGATTTCCGGAAGCGCAAATGAGTATTATCAAAAAGGCATCAGGGCATCTATGCAGTTTTATACTATCGACGAGGCCACTATCAATGCTTATCTGGCGCAGACAACTGTCCAATTAAATGCTAATGCAAATCCTCTGGCGAACATCATTACCCAAAAATACATCGCATCTTTCATGAACAGCGGCTGGCAGCCATTTTTTGAGCAGAGAAGAACTGGTTTTCCGGTTTTTGATACTACAGGGGCCGGGGTGTTAAACAACAAACGCATTCCAAAACGTTGGATGTATCCGGAATCTGAATTACGATTAAATCAGCAGAATGTTACCGGGGCAATAGCAAGACAGTATCCTGAAGGCGACAACATTGATGGGGTAATGTGGTTGTTGAAACCATAAAACAGACCATAACAGCACCGCCGATTTTG
Proteins encoded in this region:
- a CDS encoding SusD/RagB family nutrient-binding outer membrane lipoprotein, which codes for MKKTLYIVLFAAIAQMGCKKFSEFQVDPNKTTAATPDLLLNAIEQSAFQSTNLDVALASRQMINTDEITLNQYYGWSRGSYANYNNLRQVVKMEQAAINLNKPQYLPLVKFFKVWEFLQLTQTFGDIAYSEALKAEGDIVAPKYDKQEDIYLSILNELKSANGMIDVNTASLQGDIVFGGNIQQWKRAINSLSLRVLISLSVKENDSKFEIKKRFAEIVNNPTDYPLFTGNSDNAQLKFYDLQGNRYPYFNSNSMQTAYYMDETFINLLKSLQDSRLFRFADKAPKFASLAATDFKAYGGGNGSAPKDENTARTLAGEVSKINPRYYNSPANEASIALGYAEQQFILAEGVVKGWISGSANEYYQKGIRASMQFYTIDEATINAYLAQTTVQLNANANPLANIITQKYIASFMNSGWQPFFEQRRTGFPVFDTTGAGVLNNKRIPKRWMYPESELRLNQQNVTGAIARQYPEGDNIDGVMWLLKP
- a CDS encoding SusC/RagA family TonB-linked outer membrane protein, whose protein sequence is MLGTGQMETKLNKVPDNNTKKTFKILTNELAFMKKRFTYPSLCCLKKSLWVTCLLIVIFNSAFSIPKTNDKIVLKPSPQKKTAENVRVIKGHVTDEKKLGIPGISVLIKGTNTGTVTNQEGDFSIKADDGDVLVLSSIGYVNKEIKVDHSDTYQIVMTEDAKALSEVVVTALGVKKERSKLGYVAQTVQGENLVKAREPNIISSLTGRVAGLNITNSTDLFQEPGISLRGRKPLIVIDGIPDQSADLFRVNADDVESVTILKGANASALYGSIGQNGAIMITTKRGKGNDLSIDVNSSTQIQPSFIRIPKVQTEYGAGYKGKYTYVDGSGGGQEGSGWIWGPKLDQPDPTTPSGFFETPQFNSPRDPVTGKLVPLPFLSRGKNNVEDFFQTGLISSNNISITQSSEKGSFRASASHIYQKGIVPNTDLNNSSFNVSGNYKLSDAFTIDARLNYNRQFTKNFPETGYGPTNYLYNLVLWTGADVSVQDLKDYWVPGKEGIQQRNYNVSYYNNPYFQAYEYLRGYDKDNTYGSLNLNYKISPAFSVQFRNGINAYGLNRTYKEPMSYIGYGNKSRGQFTVATQNYIDLVTDLIGDYNHTFSNKFKLHAQVGGSNYYRNNKYGSTNTDGLSIPGFYNLSNSANPLQGSNAVEERRTSSVYAILDLEFLNAIYLTATGRNDVISTLPTNNNSFFYPSIGSSVVVSQLTKLPDWFSYLKARGSWSRVSSGTLGDDTYTYGYLPAFDKGTSWNSTPALTFGSLLKQANLTPQTSDSWEVGLDTKFFKNRLSVEATYYQTSDFNNIASPDISITSGYGSQLVNGNVYQRKGMEFVVNGTLLKSNDFQWDMAVNLSKYRRYLKEIYGGAETLGNLRVGDRTDRIYGSVYQTNSQGQIIYGSNGFPLNDNFSRFIGNEAPDWTYGIENTFNYKSFTLKFLVDGRLGGLMYSTTNQKMWWGGTHPGTVNQYRIDANAGKATFVGDGVVVTSGAATYDAKGNITSDTRVFAPNAKAVNYIDYMIETSNGAYNNYNYFSQTFLKLREVTLGWQVPAKLLGKSFVKGLDVSVVGRNLLLFSKMPNIDPDPAKDNLQTPSARSFGFNVNLKF